One genomic region from Bombus huntii isolate Logan2020A unplaced genomic scaffold, iyBomHunt1.1 ctg00000057.1, whole genome shotgun sequence encodes:
- the LOC126875766 gene encoding uncharacterized protein LOC126875766, with protein sequence MASVVESLDEEMVLTLSEKLKAWDANFRDMSAKLAELQSGLFELKTKQEPKTPVSPPTTQQETVQPSGHTQPIKLKDAIESVPVFDGYRPSVFHFLRACERARNMISRYQEPQLVKLLVNKLRGHALLAIEDTELMSLNDFGNKLKDLFGPKKSLNEYKGELGTIFQRPGEDILDYMDRVRNLRLAIMDGERGDYGIISPDIQDTIDWETKEAFVKGLPNEVYVRVKIAGYHTLEDAYRQAVKATHELKQITDRTRPQRPTPSNYYRRDNAHPSNTNNNIRNNRQDRRSLPPSQNFLNSTRQNITCNYCKKPGHLVKDCYKFKARVDAGLIVPYASRPSGNQTRPSGEWGEPRRNDTPNRPRVQAATRRPAPTATNRTRTATPARSTPPPITRDRANAMPTIRSNEQPLNIVGESSHNQTRSQTENPESQGKRKRVKHKQPAKENHQELNSDSEGDLSELFR encoded by the coding sequence atggcgagtgtagtggaatcgttggacgaagaaatggttttgacattgtcggaaaagcttaaagcatgggatgcgaactttcgcgatatgagtgcaaaactcgccgaattacaaagcggcttattcgaacttaaaacaaaacaagaacctaaaacacccgtatcgccgccgacaacgcaacaagagacggtccagccgagtggacatacccagccaattaagctaaaagatgcgatcgaatcggtgccagtgtttgacggatatcgaccatcggtattccactttttaagagcttgtgagcgcgcgcgaaatatgatttccagatatcaagaacctcaattggtaaaattgttagtaaataagctccgtggacacgcgctcctcgccatcgaagacacagaattaatgagtctaaacgatttcggaaacaaattaaaggatctattcggcccaaagaaatctcttaacgaatataaaggggaattaggaacgatatttcaacgacccggggaagacatattagattatatggatcgcgttagaaatcttagattggcaataatggacggagaaagaggcgactacggcatcatatcccccgatatccaagatactatagattgggaaacgaaagaagctttcgttaaaggacttccgaacgaggtatatgtgcgagtaaaaatagcagggtaccatactttagaagatgcgtatcgtcaagccgtcaaagcaacacacgaattgaaacaaataaccgatagaacgcgaccccaacgaccgacaccctcgaactattacagacgcgacaacgcacatccttcgaacactaacaacaatatcaggaacaaccgccaagatcgaagatcgctacctccatcgcagaattttttgaattctacaagacaaaatatcacgtgtaactattgcaaaaaacccgggcatctagtgaaagactgttacaaatttaaagcccgagtagatgccggattaatcgtaccctatgcttcgagaccatcgggaaaccaaacacgtccttcgggagaatggggcgagccacgaaggaacgatacgccgaatcgcccaagagtacaggcggcaaccaggcgaccggcgccgacggcaacaaacagaacaaggacagccacccccgcgagatcgactccaccacccataacgagagacagagcgaacgcaatgccgaccataagatcgaacgaacaaccactaaatattgtgggggagtcatcccacaaccaaacgag